A single region of the Pontibacter kalidii genome encodes:
- the rnhA gene encoding ribonuclease HI, with translation MIELYTDGASRGNPGPGGYGTILRWKQHEKELTEGFRKTTNNRMELLAVIKGLEAITKPGMPVTVYSDSKYVVDAVEKGWVFGWQKKGFKGKANADLWGRFLRVYPKHKVKFVWIRGHAGHPENERCDVLAVNSALSPNLLVDQGFESGAYLPS, from the coding sequence ATGATCGAACTATACACTGACGGAGCCTCACGCGGAAACCCGGGACCAGGTGGCTACGGCACTATTTTGCGCTGGAAACAGCACGAGAAAGAGCTGACGGAGGGGTTCCGGAAGACAACCAACAACCGCATGGAGCTGCTGGCCGTGATCAAAGGGCTGGAGGCGATTACCAAGCCGGGCATGCCGGTTACCGTTTACTCCGACTCCAAGTATGTGGTGGATGCCGTGGAGAAGGGCTGGGTGTTCGGCTGGCAGAAGAAAGGCTTTAAAGGCAAAGCCAACGCCGATCTGTGGGGCCGCTTCCTGCGCGTGTACCCGAAGCACAAGGTAAAGTTCGTATGGATACGCGGCCACGCCGGCCACCCCGAGAACGAGCGCTGCGATGTGCTGGCTGTAAACAGCGCCCTCTCCCCTAACCTGCTCGTAGACCAGGGCTTTGAGTCGGGTGCCTACCTGCCGAGCTGA